The Pigmentiphaga aceris DNA segment GTGTCAGCTTGCGGGATGACGGTGCGACTGCCGCAGGTGTGTATCGCCTGGTGGCCGACCAGATTGCCGAAGCCGGTGACATGCGCGTCACGCCGCGTCTGCCCCTGCCGATCGAGCGCCTGGATCACGCACTGCCGACCAAGGTGCCGCCGCTGATCAAGGGTTATCTGAAGACTGGTGCGCGTGTGTGTGGAGCCCCGGCCTGGGACCCTGACTTCAACGCGGCTGATTTCCCGGTGCTGCTGTCGGTGCGCGATCTGGACGAGCGTTATCGTCGCCGGCTTGGCATGCCGGGTCGGGCGGATTGAATGCGTCCGCTCCCGGGCAATATCGCGGGCGGGTCGATGGACCCGTCTTTTGAATCCGCAGCACTTGAGTCGGCTCCGCTTGAACCCGCCGCGCTCAAGTCTGTTGCATTGGAAGTACTGAGCAGGGTGCCCAGGCGACGCCGCGTATTGCGGCGCACCCGGGTGCGCATGCTTCGACTGCTGACCGGGCGTGTGCGCTCAGTGCTCAAGCAGTTCGAAGTTGAACCCTATCTTGCTCCATTCTGAGGTCTCGCTGCGCAGGGTGAAGTCGGTCAGGGGGTGGGCAGCGAGCCATTCGCTGTCTGCCTTGACGATGATCGACGAACCTTGTGCAGATACCGAGATCGGCAGCACGTCGCTGTCTTCACGACGGCGGAACAGCAAGGTGGCAAGACGCAGGCTCAGGATTGCCATCCACTGTTCCTGGTTGCGCACCAGGGGTTGCAGTTTGGCCAGCTTGCCGATGTGTCCGAGTGCCAGCAGGGACATCAGCTTCTGGTCCTGGCGCGAGAACCCCGGCATGTCGGCGTTTTCCAGCACGTAGGCTGTGTGCTTGTGGAAGGCCGCGTGGGCGATCGACAGACCGACCTCGTGGAGTTCGGCGGTCCAGGCCAGCATGCGGATCAATTCTTCGATACCGGGCTGATCGCCGGGAACCAGACGCGCGAAGATCGCCAGTGCGGCCTTGCGCACACGCATGGCTTGGGCAACATCGACTTCATAACGCGCCATGAACTGGCGCACGGTGTCGTCGCGCTTGTCGTGCGAGGCGTCGCGGCCCAGCAAGTCATACAGCACGCCCAGGCGCAGGGCACCATCGGCGGTCTGCATGCGGTCGATCTGCAACTCGTCGAACACGGCGCTCATGATGGCCAGGCCACCGGGCAGCACCGAGCTGCGGTCGTGCTTGATGCCGGCGAGTTCGGCGCGGTCTACCGTGCCCATCTTGATCAGGCGTTGCTTGAGCAAGTCCATGCCCTTGCGGGTAATGCCCGATTCCGAGAAGCCCGATTCCACCAGAATCGCGCCCAGTGCCTTGGCGGTGCCTGAGGAACCATAGGCTTCCTTCCAACCGCTGCGGCGGTAGGTACGGCTGATGACCTCGACCTCGCGGCGGGCGGCCAACTCGGCCTGCTTCATGCCGTGCGCGTCGACGATGCCGTCGGGGAAGAATTGGCGGCTGTAGCTGACACAGCCCATGTACAGCGATTCCATCAGTTCGGGTTCGAAACTGCGGCCGATGATGAACTCGGTCGAACCGCCACCGATATCGACCACCAGACGGCGCGAAGGCGAGGGCGGCAGCGAGTGTGCGACGCCCGAGAAGATCAGCCTGGCTTCTTCGCGTCCGGCAATCACTTCAATCGGGAAACCCAGCGCGGCTTCGGCCAGCGGCAGGAATTCAGAGACGTTGCGGGCAACGCGGAAAGTATTGGTGGCAACGGCGCGCACGCGATCCGGGTGGAAACTGCGCAGGCGTTCGCCAAAACGTTGAAGCACTTCAACGGCACGTGCGACGGCGGCGTCATCCAGTTCTTTGGTCGGTGTCAGGCCGGCAGCCAGACGAACCGTTTCTTTCATGCGATCAACCGGGTAGACCTGACCCATGCCGTCGCTGTCGGCACGGCCGATCAGCAGGCGAAAACTATTGGAACCCAGGTCGACGGCGGCAAGCAGATTATTCATGGGGCGGCAGAAGTGCAGCGAGTAAACCCGAAGAATACGCAATTTGCGTGACATTCGGGCTTCTCGAGGCTTTTTGCGTGCATCAATTGCTGGTTTGCCGACCTGTGGCGATGGCTGTCTTGCGTTCTATCAAGCCTGTATTTCAGGCCTGGCTCAGACGCATTTCAAGGTCAGACCGCCATCCACGGGCAACTCGACGCCTGTGATGTAGCGCGCATGGTCAGATGCCAGGAACAGCGCCGCGTAGGCCACATCCCAGGCGTCGCCCATGCGACCGGTCGGCACCTGCGCATGGCGTTTGGCCTTCATGGTTTCGATGTCACCGCCATACGCCGCTTTCAGCGGTTCGCGGATCATCGGCGTGTCCATCAAGCCGGGCAGGATGCAATTGCAGCGCACGCCGTGCGGGGCGTATTCCACGGCAATGTTCTGGGTCATGCCGACAATGGCAGCTTTCGACGCGGTGTAGCCCAGGTAAGGGAAGCCGATCCAGCGACGCGAGGCAATCGACCCGATGTTGATGACCACGCCAGACTTCTGCGCCTTCATCACCGGCAATACATATTTGCAGGTCAGGAACACGCTGGTCTGGTTGATTGCGATCAGGCGGTTCCAGCTTTCGATGGAGGCGTCTTCCGGGCCGCCGGTTTCGGCGATGCCGACATTGTTGTGCAGGACGTCGATGCGGCCGAAACGCGCCAGGGTGTCGGCGACGATGCGCTGAATGTCGTCCGCGCTGGATACATCGGCCTCGACGGTGATGCATTCGCCACCTTCGCCTTCGATGATGCTGCGGGTTTCCTCGGCGGCAGACAGCTTGCGATCGACGGCAACGATCTTGCCGCCAGCGCGTGCATACAGCACGGCAGCGGCCTTGCCGTTGCCCCAGCCTTCACCGACCGAGCCTGCGCCCATCACGATGATGACCTTGCCTTCCATCGATTTGCCCAGTGGCAGATCCGTATTCATAGCTGTGTATCTCCGGGTGAACGTGCGCCTTGTCCGGCACGGCGTGCCTGGCGGGCGCTTTGTTGTGGGAGCGCTGATGCAGATTGCATGCCAATGGGTGCGACGGTGCATGCGCCAGAACAGGCGACGGGGGGGCGACAGCGGTGCGACACATTGGCGACATGAGCGCGACATGAGCACGACACTAAGGCGACATCAAGGCGACACCTGATGCGACAGGTGTCGCATCCCATTGTCCCGGTTCACAGGCCGCGAAGCGACAGTGTCCGGCAACTGTCAAGCATGTTGACGTCACAGAGGTACCCAGGGGTGGCACCCCATGCGCCAGTCTCAGGGTAGACACCTAATTCACCTGCCAAACCCGCGTGCTAGCTTACGCTCCGATGCCGCGACCCCCAGCAATGACCACGGTTTTACGCATCGATGGCATACATATTGCAATTGCCACGTTGGGGCGGCCTCGCCCTTCATAGACGATAAGTCAGAGAGTCCAGGAGACCTGAATGACGCAGACGCGACGCACCTTTCTCAAGACCATGAGCGTGGCTTCGGCCGCATTGGCCGGTGGCTTCTATACGACTCGCGCCAGCGCAGCCGCAGAATTCACCCTCAAGTACGCCAACAACCTGCCGCTCACCCACCCGATGAACGCACGGGCCAAGGAGATGGCCGAGGCGATCGCCAAGGAATCCAACGGCCGCGTTGAACTCCGCATCTACCCGACCAGCCAGCTGGGCAACGACACCGACACGCTGGGTCAGGTCCGTGCAGGCGCTGTCGACTTCTTCACGCTGTCGCCGCTGATCCTGGGCACGCTGGTTCCCGCCGCGCAGATCTCCGGCGTCGGCTTCGCGTTCAAGGACTACAAGCAGGTCTACAGCGCGCTGGACGGTGAACTCGGTGCCCACGTGCGCGCACAGATCGCCAAGACCTCGATCTTCGCGTTCGAGAACATCTGGGACAACGGCTACCGCGTCACCACGACCAGCACCAAGCCGATCACCAAGCCCGAAGACTTCAAGGGCATGAAGCTGCGCGTGCCGCCGAGCCCGCTGTGGACCTCGATGTTCAAGGGCTTCGAAGCATCGCCTTCCAGCATCAACTTCGCCGAGACCTACTCTGCGCTGCAGACCAAGATCGTGGAAGGCCAGGAAAATCCGATGGCCATCATCGAGACGGCCAAGATCTACGAAGTGCAGAAGTACCTGTCGATCACCAACCACATGTGGG contains these protein-coding regions:
- a CDS encoding SDR family NAD(P)-dependent oxidoreductase translates to MGKSMEGKVIIVMGAGSVGEGWGNGKAAAVLYARAGGKIVAVDRKLSAAEETRSIIEGEGGECITVEADVSSADDIQRIVADTLARFGRIDVLHNNVGIAETGGPEDASIESWNRLIAINQTSVFLTCKYVLPVMKAQKSGVVINIGSIASRRWIGFPYLGYTASKAAIVGMTQNIAVEYAPHGVRCNCILPGLMDTPMIREPLKAAYGGDIETMKAKRHAQVPTGRMGDAWDVAYAALFLASDHARYITGVELPVDGGLTLKCV
- a CDS encoding TRAP transporter substrate-binding protein, which translates into the protein MTQTRRTFLKTMSVASAALAGGFYTTRASAAAEFTLKYANNLPLTHPMNARAKEMAEAIAKESNGRVELRIYPTSQLGNDTDTLGQVRAGAVDFFTLSPLILGTLVPAAQISGVGFAFKDYKQVYSALDGELGAHVRAQIAKTSIFAFENIWDNGYRVTTTSTKPITKPEDFKGMKLRVPPSPLWTSMFKGFEASPSSINFAETYSALQTKIVEGQENPMAIIETAKIYEVQKYLSITNHMWDGFWFLGNKKSFERLPQDLQDIVRKNVNAAGLKQRDDVAKLNDNLTETLKGHGLTVNTVNPELFRDKLRSAGFYAEWKKKFGDDAWALLEKVTGKLE
- the ppx gene encoding exopolyphosphatase; translated protein: MNNLLAAVDLGSNSFRLLIGRADSDGMGQVYPVDRMKETVRLAAGLTPTKELDDAAVARAVEVLQRFGERLRSFHPDRVRAVATNTFRVARNVSEFLPLAEAALGFPIEVIAGREEARLIFSGVAHSLPPSPSRRLVVDIGGGSTEFIIGRSFEPELMESLYMGCVSYSRQFFPDGIVDAHGMKQAELAARREVEVISRTYRRSGWKEAYGSSGTAKALGAILVESGFSESGITRKGMDLLKQRLIKMGTVDRAELAGIKHDRSSVLPGGLAIMSAVFDELQIDRMQTADGALRLGVLYDLLGRDASHDKRDDTVRQFMARYEVDVAQAMRVRKAALAIFARLVPGDQPGIEELIRMLAWTAELHEVGLSIAHAAFHKHTAYVLENADMPGFSRQDQKLMSLLALGHIGKLAKLQPLVRNQEQWMAILSLRLATLLFRRREDSDVLPISVSAQGSSIIVKADSEWLAAHPLTDFTLRSETSEWSKIGFNFELLEH